A stretch of Arachis hypogaea cultivar Tifrunner chromosome 15, arahy.Tifrunner.gnm2.J5K5, whole genome shotgun sequence DNA encodes these proteins:
- the LOC112749473 gene encoding uncharacterized protein — MEAFDFSNSKEEKGSAMSGHIFSGIAKTLRILELCIALFLLSWILTRLPLAIRLSANCLRSPLFVFALFNAIIAALLAQSARLSASDHRTSHSEPQAEHRHNQLITDRAVTDTCTDNGSCAAADSGSNFSSQRVFRRIRSEKLEEDEGRTTERKKLRRSETETETAKAVESSYPQHDKLSNEEFRQTIEAFIARQMSLLREESLAIVVKTSE, encoded by the coding sequence ATGGAGGCTTTTGATTTCAGCAATTCGAAAGAAGAGAAAGGCAGCGCCATGTCTGGCCATATCTTCTCCGGCATTGCCAAGACGCTTCGCATTCTGGAACTCTGCATCGCTCTCTTCCTACTCTCCTGGATCCTCACGCGCCTCCCTCTCGCCATCCGCCTCTCCGCCAACTGCCTCCGCAGCCCTCTCTTTGTCTTCGCTCTCTTCAACGCTATCATTGCCGCCCTCCTCGCCCAGTCCGCCCGACTCTCCGCCTCCGATCACCGCACCTCCCACTCCGAACCTCAAGCAGAGCACCGGCACAATCAACTAATAACGGATCGAGCTGTAACGGACACGTGTACGGACAATGGTTCATGTGCCGCGGCGGATTCAGGTTCCAATTTCAGTTCCCAGAGAGTTTTCCGGCGGATTCGATCGGAGAAGTTGGAGGAGGATGAGGGAAGGACGACGGAGAGGAAGAAACTGCGGCGATCGGAGACGGAAACGGAGACGGCGAAGGCGGTTGAAAGTTCGTATCCGCAGCATGATAAGCTGAGCAACGAGGAGTTCCGGCAAACCATAGAGGCGTTCATTGCGAGGCAAATGAGCCTTCTCCGGGAAGAGTCGTTGGCCATTGTTGTTAAAACCTCAGAGTAA
- the LOC112746881 gene encoding S-adenosyl-L-methionine:benzoic acid/salicylic acid carboxyl methyltransferase 3, which produces MKIDQVLHMNEGMGEASYARNSLLQQKAISIAKPMIEEAITTLYCNTLPRNLAIADLGCSSGPNTFFVVTQIIKFVETLSQQLNRPSPEYQVLLNDLPANDFNSIFKSIPTFKHELYNEIQANKIGHCFISGVPGSFYGRLFPTRSLHFVHSSYSLHWLSQVPEGIEKNNKGNIYITRTSPKKVLKAYYEQFERDISWFLRSRAEELVEGGCMVLTILGRRSEDPSSKESAVHIYELFANALNHLVFKGLIQADQLHSFNIPNYIPSSSELKLQILKQGSFKINRTEVSSVHWTHCGSDNEHKSGAYNVAKCMRAVLEPLVLQHFGEAIIDEAFRVFQELLADTMSKEKTEFFNITLYLTKQSRSYVCFN; this is translated from the exons ATGAAGATTGATCAAGTGCTCCATATGAATGAAGGAATGGGGGAAGCCAGTTATGCCAGGAACAGCTTGCTTCAG CAAAAGGCAATTTCAATAGCGAAGCCCATGATAGAGGAAGCAATAACAACCCTATATTGCAACACACTCCCAAGAAACCTTGCCATTGCTGACTTAGGATGTTCTTCAGGCCCAAACACTTTCTTTGTAGTCACCCAAATTATCAAATTCGTAGAAACACTTTCCCAACAACTGAACCGTCCCTCACCCGAATACCAGGTCTTGTTGAACGATCTTCCGGCCAACGACTTTAACTCCATCTTCAAGTCTATTCCCACCTTTAAACATGAGCTCTATAATGAAATCCAAGCTAATAAGATTGGTCATTGTTTCATTTCTGGAGTTCCTGGTTCTTTCTATGGCAGACTCTTTCCTACCCGATCTCTGCATTTTGTCCACTCCTCTTATAGCCTGCATTGGTTGTCTCAG GTTCCTGAGGGTATAGAGAAGAACAACAAAGGGAACATTTATATAACGAGGACAAGCCCAAAAAAGGTGTTGAAGGCATACTACGAGCAATTTGAGAGAGACATTTCATGGTTTCTAAGGAGCCGTGCAGAGGAGTTGGTAGAAGGAGGGTGTATGGTTCTCACAATCTTGGGAAGAAGAAGCGAAGACCCAAGCAGCAAGGAGTCCGCAGTTCACATTTATGAGCTCTTTGCAAACGCTCTCAATCACTTGGTCTTCAAGGGACTCATTCAAGCTGATCAACTTCACAGCTTTAACATTCCAAACTACATTCCATCCTCATCGGAACTCAAACTCCAGATCTTAAAACAAGGCTCCTTCAAAATCAACCGCACCGAGGTGTCATCCGTGCACTGGACCCATTGCGGCAGTGATAATGAACACAAAAGCGGTGCATATAACGTAGCCAAGTGCATGAGGGCCGTGCTAGAACCTTTGGTTCTCCAACACTTTGGTGAAGCCATCATTGATGAGGCTTTTCGGGTGTTCCAGGAGCTCTTAGCCGATACTATGTCTAAGGAGAAAACGGAGTTCTTCAATATCACTTTATATTTGACCAAACAATCGCGCTCGTATGTTTGTTTTAATTAA
- the LOC112749474 gene encoding uncharacterized protein isoform X2: protein MASKLLLKKQSQPIEILLHRKKKVRGPTRNLELAKLPAGKRLDINWRMNRPVGPNAKLFKSRRTILVRDVKNAPLKVKEWADIKIENKIKMFDLVLTYFKVEGRKHLVWAQMNSSYRSYRHLLKKRYFEPYDNPEIARANIPLKMEKEDWDYLVNLWIDEGWQFEQTGQEIDRLRLWELTHTRANGQACNEETQEKLDLLKELSSQVNEGTLEMNEHEVMVEVFGPERHGRVRGYGAGVTPTQLWGPRSFIFSDLQTKLQCAEKNMKTLK, encoded by the exons ATGGCTTCCAAATTACTGTTGAAGAAACAAAGTCAACCAATTGAG ATTTTGTTGcaccgaaaaaaaaaagtgagaggACCTACACGCAATCTTGAGTTAGCAAAGTTACCAGCTGGAAAAAGACTTGACATAAACTGGAGAATGAATAGGCCAGTTGGTCCAAATGCAAAGTTGTTCAAATCAAGACGTACTATTCTAGTTCGTGATGTAAAGAATGCACCACTAAAGGTTAAAGAATGGGCTGATATCAAAAtagagaacaaaataaagatgTTTGACCTAGTTTTG ACATACTTTAAAGTTGAAGGTCGAAAGCATTTAGTATGGGCTCAAATGAATTCTTCTTATCGGAGTTATCGACATCTACTAAAGAAAAGGTATTTTGAACCTTATGATAACCCTGAAATTGCTCGAGCCAATATACCATTGAAAATGGAAAAAGAGGATTGGGATTACCTTGTGAATCTTTGGATTGATGAAGGCTGGCAG TTTGAGCAAACAGGACAAGAAATTGACCGTCTTCGTCTTTGGGAGCTTACGCATACCCGTGCTAATGGACAAGCTtgcaatgaagaaactcaagaaaaaCTT GATTTACTTAAGGAATTATCATCTCAAGTAAATGAAGGAACATTAGAGATGAATGAACATGAGGTGATGGTAGAAGTATTTGGACCTGAACGACATGGACGAGTTCGTGGTTATGGGGCTGGCGTGACACCTACACAGTTATGGGGTCCTAGATCATTCATATTTTCTGATCTCCAAACAAAACTTCAATGTGCAGAAAAAAATATGAAGACTCTAAAATAG
- the LOC112749474 gene encoding uncharacterized protein isoform X1 has product MASKLLLKKQSQPIEILLHRKKKVRGPTRNLELAKLPAGKRLDINWRMNRPVGPNAKLFKSRRTILVRDVKNAPLKVKEWADIKIENKIKMFDLVLTYFKVEGRKHLVWAQMNSSYRSYRHLLKKRYFEPYDNPEIARANIPLKMEKEDWDYLVNLWIDEGWQKISQQNKMSRAANSIIHTTGAKGAQQRAEEAFEQTGQEIDRLRLWELTHTRANGQACNEETQEKLDLLKELSSQVNEGTLEMNEHEVMVEVFGPERHGRVRGYGAGVTPTQLWGPRSFIFSDLQTKLQCAEKNMKTLK; this is encoded by the exons ATGGCTTCCAAATTACTGTTGAAGAAACAAAGTCAACCAATTGAG ATTTTGTTGcaccgaaaaaaaaaagtgagaggACCTACACGCAATCTTGAGTTAGCAAAGTTACCAGCTGGAAAAAGACTTGACATAAACTGGAGAATGAATAGGCCAGTTGGTCCAAATGCAAAGTTGTTCAAATCAAGACGTACTATTCTAGTTCGTGATGTAAAGAATGCACCACTAAAGGTTAAAGAATGGGCTGATATCAAAAtagagaacaaaataaagatgTTTGACCTAGTTTTG ACATACTTTAAAGTTGAAGGTCGAAAGCATTTAGTATGGGCTCAAATGAATTCTTCTTATCGGAGTTATCGACATCTACTAAAGAAAAGGTATTTTGAACCTTATGATAACCCTGAAATTGCTCGAGCCAATATACCATTGAAAATGGAAAAAGAGGATTGGGATTACCTTGTGAATCTTTGGATTGATGAAGGCTGGCAG AAAATAAGTCAACAAAATAAGATGAGTCGAGCTGCAAATAGCATTATCCATACCACTGGTGCTAAGGGAGCCCAACAAAGAGCTGAAGAGGCG TTTGAGCAAACAGGACAAGAAATTGACCGTCTTCGTCTTTGGGAGCTTACGCATACCCGTGCTAATGGACAAGCTtgcaatgaagaaactcaagaaaaaCTT GATTTACTTAAGGAATTATCATCTCAAGTAAATGAAGGAACATTAGAGATGAATGAACATGAGGTGATGGTAGAAGTATTTGGACCTGAACGACATGGACGAGTTCGTGGTTATGGGGCTGGCGTGACACCTACACAGTTATGGGGTCCTAGATCATTCATATTTTCTGATCTCCAAACAAAACTTCAATGTGCAGAAAAAAATATGAAGACTCTAAAATAG
- the LOC112749474 gene encoding uncharacterized protein isoform X3, with protein sequence MNRPVGPNAKLFKSRRTILVRDVKNAPLKVKEWADIKIENKIKMFDLVLTYFKVEGRKHLVWAQMNSSYRSYRHLLKKRYFEPYDNPEIARANIPLKMEKEDWDYLVNLWIDEGWQKISQQNKMSRAANSIIHTTGAKGAQQRAEEAFEQTGQEIDRLRLWELTHTRANGQACNEETQEKLDLLKELSSQVNEGTLEMNEHEVMVEVFGPERHGRVRGYGAGVTPTQLWGPRSFIFSDLQTKLQCAEKNMKTLK encoded by the exons ATGAATAGGCCAGTTGGTCCAAATGCAAAGTTGTTCAAATCAAGACGTACTATTCTAGTTCGTGATGTAAAGAATGCACCACTAAAGGTTAAAGAATGGGCTGATATCAAAAtagagaacaaaataaagatgTTTGACCTAGTTTTG ACATACTTTAAAGTTGAAGGTCGAAAGCATTTAGTATGGGCTCAAATGAATTCTTCTTATCGGAGTTATCGACATCTACTAAAGAAAAGGTATTTTGAACCTTATGATAACCCTGAAATTGCTCGAGCCAATATACCATTGAAAATGGAAAAAGAGGATTGGGATTACCTTGTGAATCTTTGGATTGATGAAGGCTGGCAG AAAATAAGTCAACAAAATAAGATGAGTCGAGCTGCAAATAGCATTATCCATACCACTGGTGCTAAGGGAGCCCAACAAAGAGCTGAAGAGGCG TTTGAGCAAACAGGACAAGAAATTGACCGTCTTCGTCTTTGGGAGCTTACGCATACCCGTGCTAATGGACAAGCTtgcaatgaagaaactcaagaaaaaCTT GATTTACTTAAGGAATTATCATCTCAAGTAAATGAAGGAACATTAGAGATGAATGAACATGAGGTGATGGTAGAAGTATTTGGACCTGAACGACATGGACGAGTTCGTGGTTATGGGGCTGGCGTGACACCTACACAGTTATGGGGTCCTAGATCATTCATATTTTCTGATCTCCAAACAAAACTTCAATGTGCAGAAAAAAATATGAAGACTCTAAAATAG
- the LOC112749474 gene encoding uncharacterized protein isoform X5 produces the protein MASKLLLKKQSQPIEILLHRKKKVRGPTRNLELAKLPAGKRLDINWRMNRPVGPNAKLFKSRRTILVRDVKNAPLKVKEWADIKIENKIKMFDLVLTYFKVEGRKHLVWAQMNSSYRSYRHLLKKRYFEPYDNPEIARANIPLKMEKEDWDYLVNLWIDEGWQFEQTGQEIDRLRLWELTHTRANGQACNEETQEKLVDLILFRIYLRNYHLK, from the exons ATGGCTTCCAAATTACTGTTGAAGAAACAAAGTCAACCAATTGAG ATTTTGTTGcaccgaaaaaaaaaagtgagaggACCTACACGCAATCTTGAGTTAGCAAAGTTACCAGCTGGAAAAAGACTTGACATAAACTGGAGAATGAATAGGCCAGTTGGTCCAAATGCAAAGTTGTTCAAATCAAGACGTACTATTCTAGTTCGTGATGTAAAGAATGCACCACTAAAGGTTAAAGAATGGGCTGATATCAAAAtagagaacaaaataaagatgTTTGACCTAGTTTTG ACATACTTTAAAGTTGAAGGTCGAAAGCATTTAGTATGGGCTCAAATGAATTCTTCTTATCGGAGTTATCGACATCTACTAAAGAAAAGGTATTTTGAACCTTATGATAACCCTGAAATTGCTCGAGCCAATATACCATTGAAAATGGAAAAAGAGGATTGGGATTACCTTGTGAATCTTTGGATTGATGAAGGCTGGCAG TTTGAGCAAACAGGACAAGAAATTGACCGTCTTCGTCTTTGGGAGCTTACGCATACCCGTGCTAATGGACAAGCTtgcaatgaagaaactcaagaaaaaCTT GTTGATTTGATCCTTTTTAGGATTTACTTAAGGAATTATCATCTCAAGTAA
- the LOC112749474 gene encoding uncharacterized protein isoform X4 produces MASKLLLKKQSQPIEILLHRKKKVRGPTRNLELAKLPAGKRLDINWRMNRPVGPNAKLFKSRRTILVRDVKNAPLKVKEWADIKIENKIKMFDLVLTYFKVEGRKHLVWAQMNSSYRSYRHLLKKRYFEPYDNPEIARANIPLKMEKEDWDYLVNLWIDEGWQKISQQNKMSRAANSIIHTTGAKGAQQRAEEAFEQTGQEIDRLRLWELTHTRANGQACNEETQEKLVDLILFRIYLRNYHLK; encoded by the exons ATGGCTTCCAAATTACTGTTGAAGAAACAAAGTCAACCAATTGAG ATTTTGTTGcaccgaaaaaaaaaagtgagaggACCTACACGCAATCTTGAGTTAGCAAAGTTACCAGCTGGAAAAAGACTTGACATAAACTGGAGAATGAATAGGCCAGTTGGTCCAAATGCAAAGTTGTTCAAATCAAGACGTACTATTCTAGTTCGTGATGTAAAGAATGCACCACTAAAGGTTAAAGAATGGGCTGATATCAAAAtagagaacaaaataaagatgTTTGACCTAGTTTTG ACATACTTTAAAGTTGAAGGTCGAAAGCATTTAGTATGGGCTCAAATGAATTCTTCTTATCGGAGTTATCGACATCTACTAAAGAAAAGGTATTTTGAACCTTATGATAACCCTGAAATTGCTCGAGCCAATATACCATTGAAAATGGAAAAAGAGGATTGGGATTACCTTGTGAATCTTTGGATTGATGAAGGCTGGCAG AAAATAAGTCAACAAAATAAGATGAGTCGAGCTGCAAATAGCATTATCCATACCACTGGTGCTAAGGGAGCCCAACAAAGAGCTGAAGAGGCG TTTGAGCAAACAGGACAAGAAATTGACCGTCTTCGTCTTTGGGAGCTTACGCATACCCGTGCTAATGGACAAGCTtgcaatgaagaaactcaagaaaaaCTT GTTGATTTGATCCTTTTTAGGATTTACTTAAGGAATTATCATCTCAAGTAA